A window of the Brachybacterium sacelli genome harbors these coding sequences:
- a CDS encoding exodeoxyribonuclease VII small subunit, which produces MTQSPAESSPADAADAADPADVVEDAAAQAPEVTPTEDVQLPPDIAALSYEAARDQLVEVVRRLESGQGGLEDSIGLWERGEMLARRCQQWLDGARERLDEAVSARRQGE; this is translated from the coding sequence ATGACCCAGTCCCCCGCCGAGAGCTCACCCGCCGATGCGGCTGACGCAGCGGATCCTGCCGACGTCGTCGAGGACGCCGCCGCGCAGGCGCCCGAGGTCACCCCGACCGAGGACGTCCAGCTGCCTCCGGACATCGCCGCGCTGTCCTACGAGGCCGCGCGGGACCAGCTGGTCGAGGTGGTGCGCCGCCTGGAGTCGGGGCAGGGCGGGCTCGAGGACTCGATCGGTCTCTGGGAGCGCGGGGAGATGCTCGCCCGTCGCTGCCAGCAGTGGCTCGACGGGGCGCGCGAGCGTCTCGACGAGGCCGTCAGCGCGCGCCGACAGGGAGAGTGA
- the xseA gene encoding exodeoxyribonuclease VII large subunit: MTESTSEQDTDGGTPRPAPAPTAAGTTAENPWPLRQLSVKVGEYVARMSPLWVEGEIVQFNRRPGAGLSFMTLRDVDVDMSFSVPVREYVLRGLSIEPVPGARVVVHAKPTFWTKRGSLQLEADDIRPVGLGELLARLEQLKRVLTAEGLFEASRKQPLPFLPRAVGLICGRESAAERDVVVNARRRWPAVQFEIREVAVQGNKAVREVSAALRELDEREDVDVIIVSRGGGSLEDLLPFSDEQLTRLVVGARTPIVSAIGHEVDTPLIDLAADVRASTPTDAAKRVVPDIQAELEQLDLGRTRLRSAIRARLEREQSGLDALRSRPVLEDPSTILAGRADEIRSRIALARTLVGARLDRAADEVDHLGRQVRSLSPLATLERGYAVVQSPDGTIVRAPEATSVGEALSVRVAGGRFGVERTETDPYIPPAA, translated from the coding sequence ATGACCGAGAGCACGTCCGAGCAGGACACCGACGGCGGGACGCCGCGTCCGGCACCGGCTCCGACCGCCGCTGGGACCACGGCGGAGAATCCGTGGCCGCTGCGACAGTTGTCGGTGAAGGTCGGTGAGTACGTCGCCCGCATGTCGCCGCTGTGGGTCGAGGGCGAGATCGTGCAGTTCAATCGGCGCCCCGGCGCAGGGCTGTCCTTCATGACGCTGCGGGACGTGGACGTGGACATGTCCTTCTCGGTGCCGGTGCGTGAGTACGTGCTGCGCGGCCTGTCGATCGAACCGGTCCCGGGCGCGCGCGTGGTGGTCCACGCCAAGCCCACCTTCTGGACCAAGCGGGGCAGTCTGCAGCTCGAGGCCGACGACATCCGTCCGGTCGGACTCGGTGAGCTGCTGGCCCGACTCGAGCAGCTCAAGCGGGTGCTGACCGCGGAGGGTCTGTTCGAGGCCTCCCGCAAGCAGCCGTTGCCGTTCCTGCCGCGAGCGGTGGGGCTGATCTGCGGACGCGAATCGGCGGCCGAGCGTGACGTGGTCGTCAATGCCCGTCGCCGCTGGCCGGCCGTGCAGTTCGAGATCCGCGAGGTCGCGGTGCAGGGGAACAAGGCGGTGCGGGAGGTCTCCGCCGCATTGCGTGAGCTCGACGAGCGCGAGGACGTCGACGTCATCATCGTCTCCCGCGGCGGCGGCTCCCTCGAGGACCTGCTGCCCTTCTCCGACGAGCAGCTGACCCGCCTGGTCGTCGGCGCCCGCACCCCGATCGTCTCCGCGATCGGCCACGAGGTGGACACCCCGCTGATCGATCTCGCGGCCGACGTGCGCGCCTCCACCCCCACCGACGCCGCCAAGCGGGTGGTGCCGGACATCCAGGCCGAGCTGGAACAGCTGGACCTGGGACGCACTCGGCTGCGATCGGCGATCCGCGCCCGTCTGGAGCGCGAGCAGTCCGGGCTGGACGCGTTGCGCTCCCGGCCCGTGCTGGAGGACCCCTCCACCATCCTGGCCGGCCGTGCCGACGAGATCCGTTCCCGGATCGCCCTGGCTCGCACCCTGGTCGGGGCCCGCCTGGATCGGGCGGCCGACGAGGTCGACCATCTCGGCCGCCAGGTGCGCTCCCTCAGCCCGCTGGCCACTCTCGAGCGGGGCTACGCCGTGGTGCAGAGCCCGGACGGGACGATCGTGCGCGCCCCCGAGGCCACCTCCGTGGGCGAGGCGCTCTCGGTCCGGGTGGCCGGCGGCCGCTTCGGCGTCGAGCGCACCGAGACGGACCCATACATACCTCCGGCCGCCTGA